The Streptomyces sp. NBC_00510 genomic interval ATTCGACGGTAGGGCGGACTTCAGCGTTTTGCAAGTGACTGCCTACTTACTTACACTGCACCCATGGCACGCAACGCAGACGAGACCCGGCGGAAGATCCTGGAGGCCGCCACCGAGGAGTTCGCCCAGTACGGCATCGCCGGCGCCCGGGTGGAGCGCATCACCAAGAACGCCGGGGTCAACAACGCCTTGCTGTACCGGTACTTCGGCAGCAAGGTCGACCTGTTCGACAAGGCCTACAGTGACCTGGTCACCGAGATCGTCGACGCCGTCCCGCTGGACCCCGCCGACCTGCCCGGCTATGTGGGGCGCCTGTTCGACTACTACCAGGACCACCCCCACGTGGTGCGGCTGGCCGCCTGGCAGCTGCTCGAGCGACCCGAGCACGCCGTGCCGCAGGTCGTCCACGACGCCCAGAGGGAGAAGGCGGAGCGCATC includes:
- a CDS encoding TetR family transcriptional regulator, translating into MARNADETRRKILEAATEEFAQYGIAGARVERITKNAGVNNALLYRYFGSKVDLFDKAYSDLVTEIVDAVPLDPADLPGYVGRLFDYYQDHPHVVRLAAWQLLERPEHAVPQVVHDAQREKAERIAQAQKAGVIPATLPAEELRDLMVLLSVSKTPLMPTIASETDRDRRRATIVATAAAIIRA